Proteins encoded by one window of Ovis canadensis isolate MfBH-ARS-UI-01 breed Bighorn chromosome 14, ARS-UI_OviCan_v2, whole genome shotgun sequence:
- the MLYCD gene encoding malonyl-CoA decarboxylase, mitochondrial isoform X1, producing MGRARAPEAGSAAAPAFPRQLSPRTMRVLGPSLSAGRLLRLRLPPWQPQPPGPRLSSGRPAAAGALERAMDELLHRAVPAMPAYELREKTPARAENQCADFVSFYGGLAETAERAELLSRLARGFGVDHSQVAEQSAGVLQLRQQPREAAVLLQAEDRLRYALVPRYRSLFHHISKMEGGVRFLVRLRADLLEAQALKLVEGPHVREMNGVLKNMLSEWFSSGFLNLERVTWHSPCEVLQRISEAEAVHPVKTWMDMKRRVGPYRRCYFFSHCSTPGEPLIVLHVALTNEISSSIQTIIVKECPPSETEERNKITTAIFYSLSLTQQGLQGVELGAFLIKRVVKELQKEFPPLDAFSSLSPIPGFTKWLLGLLKSKAKEHGRSGLLTDSESQEIAELTGGPALETLQTLLSSSEWAQSEQLVRALQAPLMRLCAWYLYGEKHRGYALNPVAHFHLQNGAVLWRINWLADISLKGVTGACGLMVNYRYFLEDTAANSTAYLGSKSIKASEQVLSLVAQFQKNSKL from the exons ATGGGGAGGGCGCGCGCGCCGGAAGCCGGAAGCGCGGCGGCGCCGGCGTTCCCCAGGCAGCTGTCGCCGCGCACCATGCGAGTTCTCGGGCCAAGCCTGTCTGCCGGGCGCCTCCTCCGGCTGCGGCTACCCCCGTGGCAGCCGCAGCCGCCAGGACCCCGGCTGTCGAGCGGGCGGCCGGCGGCAGCCGGCGCCCTGGAGCGGGCCATGGACGAGCTGCTGCACCGCGCCGTGCCCGCGATGCCGGCCTATGAGCTGCGCGAGAAGACGCCGGCGCGGGCGGAGAACCAGTGCGCGGACTTCGTGAGCTTCTACGGCGGCCTGGCCGAGACGGCCGAGCGCGCTGAGCTGCTGAGCCGCCTGGCCCGCGGCTTCGGCGTGGACCACAGCCAGGTGGCCGAGCAGAGCGCCGGCGTGCTCCAGCTACGCCAGCAGCCGCGGGAGGCAGCCGTGCTGCTGCAGGCCGAGGACCGGCTGCGCTACGCGCTAGTGCCGCGCTACCGCAGCCTCTTCCACCACATCAGCAAGATGGAGGGCGGCGTGCGCTTCCTGGTGCGGCTGCGGGCCGACCTGCTTGAGGCGCAAGCCCTCAAGCTAGTGGAGGGGCCGCACGTCCGG GAAATGAATGGGGTGCTGAAAAACATGCTCTCGGAGTGGTTTTCCTCGGGGTTCCTGAACCTGGAGCGGGTCACCTGGCATTCCCCGTGCGAAGTGCTCCAGAGAATCAGCGA GGCTGAGGCCGTGCACCCCGTGAAAACCTGGATGGACATGAAGCGACGCGTGGGGCCCTACCGGAGGTGCTACTTCTTCTCTCACTGCTCAACGCCAGGGGAGCCCCTGATCGTCCTGCATGTGGCCCTGACCAATGAGATCTCCAGCAGCATCCAG ACGATCATAGTGAAGGAGTGCCCCCCGTCAGAGACGGAGGAGCGGAACAAGATCACCACAGCCATCTTCTACTCGCTGAGCCTGACCCAGCAGGGGCTGCAGGGCGTGGAGCTGGGCGCCTTCCTCATCAAGCGGGTGGTGAAGGAGCTGCAG AAGGAATTCCCCCCACTGGACGCCTTTTCCAGCCTGTCTCCCATCCCCGGCTTCACCAAGTGGCTCCTGGGGCTGCTCAAGTCCAAAGCCAAGGAGCACGGGCGGAGTGGACTGTTGACGGACTCTGAGAGTCAGGAGATCGCCGAGCTCACGGGCGGCCCCGCGCTCGAGACACTGCAGACGCTGCTGAGCAGCAGCGAGTGGGCGCAGTCGGAGCAGCTGGTGCGGGCGCTGCAGGCCCCACTGATGCGGCTGTGCGCCTGGTACCTGTACGGGGAGAAGCACCGGGGCTACGCGCTCAACCCCGTGGCCCACTTCCACCTGCAGAACGGGGCCGTGCTCTGGCGCATCAACTGGCTGGCCGACATCAGCCTCAAGGGCGTCACGGGCGCCTGCGGCCTGATGGTCAACTACCGCTACTTCCTAGAGGACACGGCCGCCAACAGCACCGCCTACCTCGGCTCCAAGAGCATCAAGGCCTCCGAGCAGGTCCTCAGCCTGGTGGCGcagttccagaagaacagcaaACTCTAG
- the MLYCD gene encoding malonyl-CoA decarboxylase, mitochondrial isoform X2 gives MRVLGPSLSAGRLLRLRLPPWQPQPPGPRLSSGRPAAAGALERAMDELLHRAVPAMPAYELREKTPARAENQCADFVSFYGGLAETAERAELLSRLARGFGVDHSQVAEQSAGVLQLRQQPREAAVLLQAEDRLRYALVPRYRSLFHHISKMEGGVRFLVRLRADLLEAQALKLVEGPHVREMNGVLKNMLSEWFSSGFLNLERVTWHSPCEVLQRISEAEAVHPVKTWMDMKRRVGPYRRCYFFSHCSTPGEPLIVLHVALTNEISSSIQTIIVKECPPSETEERNKITTAIFYSLSLTQQGLQGVELGAFLIKRVVKELQKEFPPLDAFSSLSPIPGFTKWLLGLLKSKAKEHGRSGLLTDSESQEIAELTGGPALETLQTLLSSSEWAQSEQLVRALQAPLMRLCAWYLYGEKHRGYALNPVAHFHLQNGAVLWRINWLADISLKGVTGACGLMVNYRYFLEDTAANSTAYLGSKSIKASEQVLSLVAQFQKNSKL, from the exons ATGCGAGTTCTCGGGCCAAGCCTGTCTGCCGGGCGCCTCCTCCGGCTGCGGCTACCCCCGTGGCAGCCGCAGCCGCCAGGACCCCGGCTGTCGAGCGGGCGGCCGGCGGCAGCCGGCGCCCTGGAGCGGGCCATGGACGAGCTGCTGCACCGCGCCGTGCCCGCGATGCCGGCCTATGAGCTGCGCGAGAAGACGCCGGCGCGGGCGGAGAACCAGTGCGCGGACTTCGTGAGCTTCTACGGCGGCCTGGCCGAGACGGCCGAGCGCGCTGAGCTGCTGAGCCGCCTGGCCCGCGGCTTCGGCGTGGACCACAGCCAGGTGGCCGAGCAGAGCGCCGGCGTGCTCCAGCTACGCCAGCAGCCGCGGGAGGCAGCCGTGCTGCTGCAGGCCGAGGACCGGCTGCGCTACGCGCTAGTGCCGCGCTACCGCAGCCTCTTCCACCACATCAGCAAGATGGAGGGCGGCGTGCGCTTCCTGGTGCGGCTGCGGGCCGACCTGCTTGAGGCGCAAGCCCTCAAGCTAGTGGAGGGGCCGCACGTCCGG GAAATGAATGGGGTGCTGAAAAACATGCTCTCGGAGTGGTTTTCCTCGGGGTTCCTGAACCTGGAGCGGGTCACCTGGCATTCCCCGTGCGAAGTGCTCCAGAGAATCAGCGA GGCTGAGGCCGTGCACCCCGTGAAAACCTGGATGGACATGAAGCGACGCGTGGGGCCCTACCGGAGGTGCTACTTCTTCTCTCACTGCTCAACGCCAGGGGAGCCCCTGATCGTCCTGCATGTGGCCCTGACCAATGAGATCTCCAGCAGCATCCAG ACGATCATAGTGAAGGAGTGCCCCCCGTCAGAGACGGAGGAGCGGAACAAGATCACCACAGCCATCTTCTACTCGCTGAGCCTGACCCAGCAGGGGCTGCAGGGCGTGGAGCTGGGCGCCTTCCTCATCAAGCGGGTGGTGAAGGAG cTGCAGAAGGAATTCCCCCCACTGGACGCCTTTTCCAGCCTGTCTCCCATCCCCGGCTTCACCAAGTGGCTCCTGGGGCTGCTCAAGTCCAAAGCCAAGGAGCACGGGCGGAGTGGACTGTTGACGGACTCTGAGAGTCAGGAGATCGCCGAGCTCACGGGCGGCCCCGCGCTCGAGACACTGCAGACGCTGCTGAGCAGCAGCGAGTGGGCGCAGTCGGAGCAGCTGGTGCGGGCGCTGCAGGCCCCACTGATGCGGCTGTGCGCCTGGTACCTGTACGGGGAGAAGCACCGGGGCTACGCGCTCAACCCCGTGGCCCACTTCCACCTGCAGAACGGGGCCGTGCTCTGGCGCATCAACTGGCTGGCCGACATCAGCCTCAAGGGCGTCACGGGCGCCTGCGGCCTGATGGTCAACTACCGCTACTTCCTAGAGGACACGGCCGCCAACAGCACCGCCTACCTCGGCTCCAAGAGCATCAAGGCCTCCGAGCAGGTCCTCAGCCTGGTGGCGcagttccagaagaacagcaaACTCTAG